GGAGGACTTGTCCCTCTGCCTGCCGAAAAATTTGAGGCCCTGTCCGGACTGGGAACCCGGGCGGTCATCGAAGGGAAATCCTGCCTGCTGGGAAATCTGAGGCTCATGATTCAGGAAGGCATGGCCCTTTCGGGAATGGACCGGCAGGCTTCCGAGCGGGCGGCCCAGGGGAAGACCTGTGTTTTGGTCGCTGAAGAGGGCCGGGTTATCGGCCTGATCGCCCTGTCCGATGTCCCCCGGGAATCGGCCAAGGCGGCCGTGGCCGAGCTCAAGGCCGCAGGGCTCCGGGTGGCCATGATCACCGGCGACAATGTCAGCACAGGCCAGGCCATCGGCCGTCAACTTGGAATCGACGAGGTACTGGCGGAAGTGCTGCCCGGCGACAAGGCACAGGAAATCCGGCGGCTGCAGCAGGAAGGGCAGATCGTGGCCATGGTGGGCGACGGGATCAACGACGCCCCGGCCCTGACATCGGCAGACATCGGCATTGCCATCGGCGCGGGAACGGACGTGGCCATCGAGGCCAGCGACATCACCCTGATGACGGGCGATCTCCAGGCCGTCCCCCGGGCCATCCGTCTCTCCTTCGAAACGATGAAGGTCATCCGCCAGAACCTCTTCTGGGCCTTCATCTACAACATCATCGGCATCCCCATCGCCGCCGGGGTCCTCTATCCCTTCTCCGGCATCCTTCTGAACCCGGAGTTCGCCGCGGCCGCCATGGCCCTGAGCTCCGTCTCCGTCGTCAGCAACTCCCTCCGCCTCCGTTATACAGGGCTCAAACCCTGAAATCCTTTCTAAAAAAACAGCACACATGGCTTGGATATTGCTTTTTCATTAATCACCGGCATACCATCTATGCTGATAAAGCCTCAATCTGAACACTCCTCAACAAAAACCTGGAAATTGATTCATTGGAAATGAGCAAGAGAAGCGGGTTGGCAAACCGGTAAGAAATAAAGAATGACGGCTATAGTAGAGGCTCTGATGCAGGACACCAGGGAAAAGACAAAAGGCACACCGAACATTGAAGTGGGATGCGGGGTCGCCTGTGGGGAGAATTCTTATGCAGCCGGTCGGTATGCTGCACGCCAGGCAACTGCCGGCATCAGTTCCTACTTATTGACGGCCGTGATCGTCTTTGCGCCGGCGTCCTATCACCTTGATGCGATGCTTTCCGGTATCCGCAGCGCTGTAGGGGATGTCCCCCTCTTCGGCGCCAGTTCAGCCGGGGAAATTTGCAACGGGGCTTTCTCCGGGAGCGTGGTGGTCATGGCGCTTGCATCGCCTTTTCTCTCTGTCCGCGTGGGTGTCGGCAGGGGAGTGTCGGGGGACTATCTCAAAGCCGTGTCCGAAACCATAAAGAATGGAAGGATCAGCCGATACTTCAATCCTCAAGACAGCACCCTTTACAACGAAATGACCCGTAAAGGCCGCTCGGCCTTCGCCATCTTGTTTTCCCCTGCACCAACAGCCACTTCCGGTTGTCCCAGCCCCGAAATTCTGGAGGAACTCAAAGCTCTTTCCTGCGGGCGCATTCCATTTTTCGGAGGGTGTGCCATCGATACCTCGGGGACAACCGGGGAAGAAAATTTTGTTTTCTGCGGAAATCAAGCCTACTCGGACAGTATGGTCCTCGCCGTCTTTGAAACCGGACTTAAATTCGGGATTGCCATGGGCCACGGTTTACAGCCTTCAGCCAAAAAAGCCGTCGTCACGAAAAGCAGGCACAGCGATATCCTGGAGCTGGACGGAAAACCCGCCGCTGATGTTTTTTCGGCACTCCATAATCTCTCCAGGGAAAATCTGGAGGGCAAGTACCTCTTTGAACAGACCGCAACCCCCTTCGGCATGCGCCATTCTCTGGGGCAATACACCATTTTTGTCCCTCATAGTTTAACTCCGGAGGGGGGGGTCCGCCTCGCCCACCCGGCCCAGGAAGGAACATCCCTGGTTCTCATGGAAGCCATCGAGGATGAAGTGATCGCAGCGGGAAAAGATACCCTTCAGCATACAATGACGCAGTCCGGAATTGCCGAACCTGCGGCCATCCTTGCCTGCTCCTGTTTTCTGAGAAGACAGCTCCTGAAAGATCGATATCCGGAAGAACTGACCGCCATCACCGACATCATGCCCGGCGTTCCCATGGTGGGTTTCTACGGCGCCGGTGAACAGGGAACCAATGCCGATCATGTAAGCCGCCATAACAACGAGACCATCGTCATCCTTCTCCTGGGCAATGAACTGTCCTACGCCGCCAAAGTGGCGGAGGAAAACCGGATCCTGTACCGGATGCTGGAGGCCCGCCTCGCCGAGAAACAGCTTCTGGAAGCGGAATTGGCGGGTCAGATCTGTTTCCTCCAGGCCCTGATCGATAACATTCCCAATCCTGTCTTTTATAAAGATCCGGAGGGACAATACCTGGGGTGCAACAAGGCCTTCGAGGAATACTTTCATGTGCGACGGGAAGAGATCCTGGGCCGTACCGTTCTGAATCTCAACGGGGTTCCCCAGATCGAGCGGCATCATAAACTGGATGCAAAGTTGATTCAGAATGGCGGCAGGGCTGTTTATGAATTCATGATCCCTTCTGAAGAAGGCAGGGTGTTGCACAGCATCGTCCACAAAGCCTTTTTTTACAAAGGAGACGCCTCCCCGGGTGGCATTGTCGGCAGCATTACCGATATCACGGAACTCAAGAGGGCCGAGGAGGTCCTGCGGATCAGCGAGGAAAAATTCCTGAAGGCTTTTCAAAGCATTCCCACCATGATGACCATCAACACATTTCTGGATGGAAAAATTGTTGAGGTAAATGAAAGTTACCTGCAAAACCTGGGATTCATGCGCCAGGAAGTTTTGGGCAGAACATCACAGGAGCTCCAGGTTTATGCCTATCCGGAGCATCGTGATCTGGTCATTCGAATGATCGTGGAAAAAGGATCTGTGCTGGACTTCACGGTCCCATTGCGAACCAAAGACGGGAATATCCGCCACTGCCTCTTGTCGGCGGAGCGGATCCAATTGCAGAATGTGGAACATGTATTGATCCTGCTTCAGGATATCACGGAGCAGAAGCTTGCGGAGGAAGAACGGCTCCAGCGGATGCAATTGCACAGCATACTGGAGATGGCCGGGACGATCTGCCACGAATTGAACCAGCCGCTTCAGATCCTGTCCGGATACACCGAGCTCCTGATGTCCAACCCTGTCCTGGATCCGGATATCCAGAAAAAACTGCAGACCATAAAGGAACAGACGGCACGGATGGAAAGAATCACCCAGAAGCTCTTGACCATCAAAGACTGTACCTTCAAGGATTACGCGGGAATCGCCAAAATCATGGATCTCCATGACGATAAGCGGGAATAAAGGCATAAATCCGGACGAACCTTCAGGGCTTAATCAAGATCAAGCAATTCAGCAAATTCATTTTATTTGTGAAGAGGTAAAAAACATGGGTGAAAAGAAGATTCTCCTGGTGGATGATGAGATTGGGATTCTTCAAATGCTGCAGGAGGCATTGAGCCTGCATGGTTATACCGTTAGAACGGCGGAAAACGCGGAAACGGCCTTGGAAATTCTCTCAAAGGAAAGCATTATGGTCATGTTTCTGGATCTCAATCTCCCAGGCATGAACGGCATCGATCTTTGCCGGAAGATCAGAAAAGAAAATCAGATCGCCGTCATTTCCGCCCTGACCGGTTACAGCAATATTTACGGCCTCCTGGAATGCCGAAGTGCCGGTTTTGACGATTTTTTCATCAAACCCGCTACGCTCAAGACGCTCTTCAAAGCCGCCGAGGATGCCTTCGAAAAAATCGAACGCTGGCAGGTCTTTGAATATGACCTGGCGTGATCCTCTCTCTTCTTTTCACCTTCTGCCAATCCAAAATGAAAATTAGAGAATAAGCTCAGTCAGCGGCCTTTTAGGAACGTGATGTACGCCCTCCTCATCCCGCCAGTAACGGATGCTGCCGTCAGGTCCGACAGATTCCAGAACGACGGTTTCCCTGGGCCGGCCAAGAGCCAGCACCAGCAGGATCTCATACTGCTCCGGAATGTTCAGGGCCTGTCGCAGGGCTTCTCGCTTGATTGAAGCGATCATGCATCCCCCCAAGCCCCTTTCAGCCGCCCCCAGAAGAATGGTCTGGGCGGCAATCCCATGGTCGCAGCCAAAGGAACGGGCGATAGACGTATCTCCCAGGATCACGATATAAGCGGACGGACGCTCCCCCTCCGAGGGCCCCGGCCAGTCTTTCAGATAACCCGCCCAGGCAAGGCAGGGGAAGATCCGGGCATTCTTCCCGGAATCCGCCGAGAGGAGAAACCTGAGCGGCTGGAGGTTGGCCGCGGAAGGCGAGAGCCGGGCGAGATCCACGAGTTCTCTCAGGGTTTCTTCGGATAACGGCTCGTTTTCGTCAAAGCGTCGGTAACTCCTGTTCTTCAAAACCAGTTCACGG
The Syntrophus gentianae genome window above contains:
- a CDS encoding FIST N-terminal domain-containing protein, whose product is MTAIVEALMQDTREKTKGTPNIEVGCGVACGENSYAAGRYAARQATAGISSYLLTAVIVFAPASYHLDAMLSGIRSAVGDVPLFGASSAGEICNGAFSGSVVVMALASPFLSVRVGVGRGVSGDYLKAVSETIKNGRISRYFNPQDSTLYNEMTRKGRSAFAILFSPAPTATSGCPSPEILEELKALSCGRIPFFGGCAIDTSGTTGEENFVFCGNQAYSDSMVLAVFETGLKFGIAMGHGLQPSAKKAVVTKSRHSDILELDGKPAADVFSALHNLSRENLEGKYLFEQTATPFGMRHSLGQYTIFVPHSLTPEGGVRLAHPAQEGTSLVLMEAIEDEVIAAGKDTLQHTMTQSGIAEPAAILACSCFLRRQLLKDRYPEELTAITDIMPGVPMVGFYGAGEQGTNADHVSRHNNETIVILLLGNELSYAAKVAEENRILYRMLEARLAEKQLLEAELAGQICFLQALIDNIPNPVFYKDPEGQYLGCNKAFEEYFHVRREEILGRTVLNLNGVPQIERHHKLDAKLIQNGGRAVYEFMIPSEEGRVLHSIVHKAFFYKGDASPGGIVGSITDITELKRAEEVLRISEEKFLKAFQSIPTMMTINTFLDGKIVEVNESYLQNLGFMRQEVLGRTSQELQVYAYPEHRDLVIRMIVEKGSVLDFTVPLRTKDGNIRHCLLSAERIQLQNVEHVLILLQDITEQKLAEEERLQRMQLHSILEMAGTICHELNQPLQILSGYTELLMSNPVLDPDIQKKLQTIKEQTARMERITQKLLTIKDCTFKDYAGIAKIMDLHDDKRE
- a CDS encoding response regulator; this encodes MGEKKILLVDDEIGILQMLQEALSLHGYTVRTAENAETALEILSKESIMVMFLDLNLPGMNGIDLCRKIRKENQIAVISALTGYSNIYGLLECRSAGFDDFFIKPATLKTLFKAAEDAFEKIERWQVFEYDLA
- a CDS encoding nitroreductase family protein, with product MMLRELVLKNRSYRRFDENEPLSEETLRELVDLARLSPSAANLQPLRFLLSADSGKNARIFPCLAWAGYLKDWPGPSEGERPSAYIVILGDTSIARSFGCDHGIAAQTILLGAAERGLGGCMIASIKREALRQALNIPEQYEILLVLALGRPRETVVLESVGPDGSIRYWRDEEGVHHVPKRPLTELIL